Below is a window of Fervidobacterium pennivorans DSM 9078 DNA.
CCATCGAATTACCACTCATTATTTCTCCAATCACTGCTACTACTTTTTCCCTGTCAATAAGTCTTGCCATTCCGTTGGCGGCTTCTGTTTTCTCACTCCTAGTGTCCATGTAAACAAGTTCAACTTTTTCCCCCAACACTGAACCTTTTTCGTTGTGAGCTATCTCAATACCCCTTTTCACTAAATCCCCAGCAGCGGCTAACGGACCTGTTAGTGGCAATAGAACCCCTATTTTTACGACCGCAAAGGAACTCATATAAATCAAAGAAATGAGTGTAAACAATAGTGCCTTCAATGTTTTACCCAACATAGTTCGCACCTCCTTTAGACAACTTCAAAAGTTTCTAAAGTTTCCCCTTAACGAACTGACATACGCATTCAAATCAAAATATCCATGACCAGAAAGTGTGAAGACAATTGTCTTTTTCTCATTCTTTTTCGCTTCCTTAATCACATATGCTATTGCGTGTGCCGATTCTGGTGCAGGAACGATTCCCTCCACTTTTGCAAAAAGCTTTCCGGCTTCGAAGACCTCATCCTGACTAACCGCTGCAGCGGATATCAGTTTTTCGTAGAGTAACTTTGAGACAATAGGGGCTGCTCCGTGGTATCTTAACCCACCTGCGTGAATTGCTGGGGGAACAAAGTCCTTACCAAGTGTGTACATTTTCATCATTGGTGTCAAACCTGCGCTATCTCCAAAGTCATATCGATACTCACCTTTTGTCAGTGACGGACAGCTCTCGGGCTCTACCGCAACAATTTCGATATCTTTCCCATCGAGAACATCAGGAATAAAAGGCAATATCGTTCCACCGAAATTAGAACCACCTCCATGGCATGCAACAATCATGTCTGGCGTAATTTCTAACTTTTTTAATTGCTCTTTCAATTCGAGTCCAATTATCGTTTGGTGTAGTAACACATGGTTCAAAACACTTCCAAGTGCATACTTTGCATTTTGTTCTTCAAGGACTGTTTCAATAGCCTCTGAAATCGCTATACCAAGTGTTCCAGGGTGCCCTTCGTCAAACATCTGACCAAATTGCGTTAACTTGCTCGGACTTGGAACTACGTTACCATCAAATAAATTCATTAGTACCTTTCTGAAAGGCTTTTGATTATAGCTAATTTTTACCATAAATACTCGAACTTCCAAGCCAAACTTAGCACCTGCGTACGAAAGTGCACTTCCCCACTGCCCTGCACCCGTTTCGGTTACCAAAACTTTTGTTCCTGAGATTTTGTTGTAGTAAGCCTGTGCAAGAGCAGTATTTGTTTTGTGACTACCTGTAGGGCTGAGCCCTTCGTATTTGTAATAAATCTGTGTACGCGTTCCAAGGTATTCTTCAAGAAAGTGTGCTCGAACGAGTGGTGTAGGTCTGTAGACTGCGTATTCTTTCAAAACGGGCTCAGGAATAGGGATAAATCTTTTGTCACTTACCTCTTGTTCAAGCAGTGGTTCCGGGAATATCCTAAGCAACTTCTCGGGTCTCATCGGCTCACCTGTTTTTGGGTCAAGTGGTGGGTCCAATTTGAATGGCAAGTCTGCAAGCACGTTGTAGTAACTTCTTGGCATTTCCTCGGGCTTCAAATACACAACTTCCCTAAACATACAGTCCCCTCCTCCTTTTATGTGGATTTTTTGTTAAATAAAAAAGCCGGGTACGTTTTTACACGTACCCGGCGATTGTCCACACTTTGTATTTTTTGTTGTTGCCTATTTTCTCCTTAGGTGTGGCAACAACAGACTGGTGGACAACCACCGGTTGTCCACCACCAAGAATTTGTTGAATTTATTTGATATTGATTAGCATTCAAAGAAAATCTAAATTTACTCACCAAAATCATACACCGTCCGTTATGCTGAGCTTTTTGGTATTTTATCATAAACATTTGGAAAAAGTCAAGAGAAACTCGCTCACAATTTTATATGTTTGAACTTCACTACTGTGCTTTGCATTTTTCAATCAACTCAGTCACATATTTATCCATCATCTCTTCTACTTTTTCCTTCATTCCAGGCATTCCAAGAAATGAAGACTCAACAGTGATTATGATTCTATCTTTTTGAACTTCGATCGTTCCTTTCCCAAAGATACTAACCTTTGCTTCAAAGACGTTCTCACTTATTCTTGATATCTTCACGTTGAATTTAGAAATGTACGGTTCTGCTTCTTTCACAGCAACATTGTAGAGTCTCTCTGGCTCACAGGTATGCACGTATTCCTTCCTTATCGTCATCCTCTTCCCCCTTTAAAATTCGTTCCCAACTTTGATTTTCATATTTTGAACAGCCTTTTTTGCGAGTTGCTCTTGTTTTAACCAATATCCATCAAGAATACCTTTTGAAGCAAGTTGCCCAAGGAATTTGTAATGGTAATCTTTCAAAACACCGGGTCCGACATCTGAAAGAGGTGTGCCTGGTAGAGGCATAAAGGTGTGGGCATGAATTTTTGCATTGTACCTCTTAACAATCTTCTCGATGAAATTGAACGTTTGTTCCACATCTTCTTTTGTTTCAAACGGAAATCCGAATATGAAATCTACTTTCGCATAAAAACCGTTGTTAGCCAATATTTCAAGCGCTTCTTCTACCTTCTCAACAGTAT
It encodes the following:
- a CDS encoding TrpB-like pyridoxal phosphate-dependent enzyme, with the protein product MFREVVYLKPEEMPRSYYNVLADLPFKLDPPLDPKTGEPMRPEKLLRIFPEPLLEQEVSDKRFIPIPEPVLKEYAVYRPTPLVRAHFLEEYLGTRTQIYYKYEGLSPTGSHKTNTALAQAYYNKISGTKVLVTETGAGQWGSALSYAGAKFGLEVRVFMVKISYNQKPFRKVLMNLFDGNVVPSPSKLTQFGQMFDEGHPGTLGIAISEAIETVLEEQNAKYALGSVLNHVLLHQTIIGLELKEQLKKLEITPDMIVACHGGGSNFGGTILPFIPDVLDGKDIEIVAVEPESCPSLTKGEYRYDFGDSAGLTPMMKMYTLGKDFVPPAIHAGGLRYHGAAPIVSKLLYEKLISAAAVSQDEVFEAGKLFAKVEGIVPAPESAHAIAYVIKEAKKNEKKTIVFTLSGHGYFDLNAYVSSLRGNFRNF